The Maniola hyperantus chromosome 6, iAphHyp1.2, whole genome shotgun sequence sequence atacctatatttttttgtaaaaaattagtAGTAGCTATGCTGTTTAGGCTCTTTCTTCGGCTTAACCGCCTGtcgacaattttattatttccaaAGGTTCAAACAAAACTCTCATTAGTATTTGATTCTGGCTAcctaaaaaggtaggtaggtacctatagtacgagcaatcgtggtatgaggcggcgggacgccaagcacacccgcacgtcaccggcggcgctcgcccgcaacgggttagcgcggggctgtgctaGTTTTATTAGACGTTGTAAATCAACCCATATCGCTTccaagcccgcttccatcttagactgcatcatcgcttaaccaccaggtgagatcgcagtcaagggctgaattgtatatacctaacggaataaaaaaaacttacgacTACTAGAACATAATAAATCGATCGCCGCCTTAGATACCGGATTTTTTTCTATTCAGCAAACCAAATTAGTTGGTGTTAGCCTTGAACACTTCGACAAACATATTTGGGTCATTAACCCTTGCCAAATCTGGTTGTGATTCACGCTGTgatcaaagtaataataaagcGTTGAACAGTTTTTGTAGCCGTTCTTTCAGAGACAAGAAGTAGttaggcacctacctacctagctattCAATCGTTTTTTGCTCGACGCGGTGTCGAAATTATCCGGAAGGCTCTTTggctttacataataattattaaatattaataccgGTACTCGGTACCAAACCCTTCTGATGATACCTAGGAGCAATGTGGGATACTTGCATAAAATAGATAGGCACCCTACCCGGTTCATAGTTATCTCGATCTTTGTTAGCAACAAATCAGTCACATAGCTAgatgttttaaaaaacataagccTACCAAACTCTAGGCAACAGTTAtatatactaggtacctacttacgttatCTACTATACATAGATTATTATGTTTGTCGGAGTGTggccgactagtttcgaacccgccCGGCGCGGCGCGGTCCTTATTAAATGGGTCTGCTGACTGCTCGCAACGCTTACAGTCTCCTGGGCGTAGAGGTCACGAAACGTAtagtcgggcatactccgacaAATAAGTGAGTTAAGCCGTCATACATACCTGCAATATATTTATAGTAATAGACTAGCTAGTAGGTAGAAGGTCTGTAAACGGCGTTTACATATGCGACCGAGCGATGCTACGATAAACAATACACGACAAAAAATGTCCTTCCAAACGACCTTTCAACCGATCCTTAGCGGGCAGTGCGCTCCCGATGTACCGTGTGCTATCGGTACTTATGTTTATGAAAAAAGCCTTCAACGGAATTTTATATGCCCTCCGTTCGGACATCGGAGCGGTTCTTCATAGCTGTCTTCAAGGCTTGCTCACACACAACGCGTGACGGCATCGAGGCAACGGACACGCGTTCGAGCGTTTTCACTGTGACATCCTACTTGCCATGCCGTACCGTCGCGTCGTTGCCATCGTGCTTCGCTGCCTTTACGCGTTGTGTATGTTTCAGGCTTTACGTTTTTTAAAGCGTTAAATGCTAACAGCGTCCGATAACCCCGAGCGCAAGGACATGCTAGTCCGCCCGCTGCTTCTCGTTAGTTTTTTTCTTGTAGTCTGTTTTATCGTCTcgttatacctacatacattgtAGGCAGGCCTGGAATAATCGATATGCTGTTAAAAGCATGATATACTGGTTATAAAGGATGCTTAAATGAAGGTAAGTAATACCTACCTTATTTACGATACTGTAACCTGGCTGAATTAGTAGGATAAAGAATAGATATGGCAAAGCTCGTAATACTTGGTGggtggccaccgagggggtCTTAATTGGTAGAAATCCTACATAACCCGATGCCTTTCCCAGGACGTCGGGTATCTTTGGATTTCTCtaccgtaaacaaaaaaaaggatgtaggtaaagtacgcgacaggtcgagatggcatacGGGGAggagacgccccgtacacccgcgcaGCCCCCGCGAATAACCCGGTGcgcgcgagcgcgggtgacgtgcggatctgcggggcgtctccccacctcataccccgattgccatctcgacctgtcgctgagtaggtatacctaactcGTAACTCCCAAGAGTCAGACAGGTAGGGAAGACATTTTGGTCTTCCTACTCCACCGCCCGCGCCACTTCGAATACAGCATCGTTTTTGCGCAAGCTCTGAAGAGGCTGGGTCTAAATTACAAATGAGAGTGAATGCTTGAACATTGCAAGTCACATCAAGCATGCTTGTCAAGCAAGTAAATGCTTGGCAAGCCATTTTTACCATCTAAGATAGCCTTAAATACTGCAGGCGGTACTCTGGGTGCGGGCGAGGCGGTGTCGATGCGAAAGCTCGTGTCTTTTTGGTTCGGATAATAAGGTGGTTCAGTGGAACACGCGGATCGCCCTCAGTGGTCTCAGCCACCtgaaaatcggccaagtgcgaatcgaaGTATGAACTCGCTCATGATTGGTATAGTGTATTCCTAAAGCCACCAAACAAGAGAAGAAGTGCATTCCTACAAAACATATGCTTACAAAATATGTGACGCCCTGGCCATGATTTTGAAGATTTTGAGAAGAGTAGAAAACGATCTCTCTGCGGTAGCTACGCTGACCGGGAGAGTTGCCAGTATTTGTAAGAAAAATTTTAGGTATGTAAGGGTACAAATCTTGGTCGCACGCTTCAATGAGATGAGTTACCGAATCTGATATGGCAGGATTGTTTTCACATTCTCTTTTCCATTTGGCCATACCCAGAGTCCGTgaaagtgtgacgtcacaagtcTATTAGGGTTGTGGGCATACCCAACGTGCCCACAACGATGGATCCGCGCTTGGTTTTGAATGAGTGAAATAAAGCCTACTGGTTTCCTCGATACTACCCGCGCCGCTTGCACTTCGCCTGAAGTCTGGATATTGCAGTaacatattatactagatgatgccggcgacttcgtccgcgtggatttaggttattgaaaatcccgtgggaactctttgatttttcaagaTAAAGTCCGcctatgtagcctatgtccttccccgggatgtaagctatctctgtacctacctactaaatttcagcaaaatcggttgaacgggtgggccgtgaaaagctagcagacagacagacagacagacggatggacagtatggattattatgttaaacagtctttttggcatttataaaaaaaaattcgccAGCGATGAATGCGTCGATAATTACTTCGaacttaggtacatatttaatgTAACCGCAGAATGCGTTTCTCGCATTAACTTACCGTATCGCTGTTACAACatcataagtaggtaattgttaGAATGATTTTGCTACAGGTAGATATCTGCCTACGAATTTATAATGAGACAGCCAAATTGCAATGTCCATTATAAATAACGGTAAGCTAATGTCACGATGTGGGAGCCGGGAGGACGTGTGGTCTAGTTGTTACAACatatatcaatcgattgcgattgttaagcaacgttgacccaagtcggtaactggatgggtgacctaCTTTGGAGGTCCAATTTTGACCATTTTGTTTCCTCCGTGCTTCAAAGAGCACATTAAGCAGTCGGttccggttattatcactaacaactaataataactgtaaaacctAAGAATCGAAATATCGTTCTCTTAgtgagttgtatgcggaaggatctgggaacccaccgcattattatcccaagagaaccGCTGCCACTATGTGCTTAATGGACAGGAGTCACGAATCTCAGCGATGAGAATTACAACTCTAAGAAGAATGTGACGATAAGTGGGTAGATAGAATTAAAACATGGTATCATTCAaagggcggatcaacaaatccTTAAAAGTCGGCAACGAATTGGCGGTTCATGTGGAGCAAAAATGtctatgggcggcggtaatcacttaacatcagttgacccgtttgctcactatttaagtctataaaatatatattttacataatacatatcCTACCTACACCCCTGAAAATAATAACCAACAGTAATCTACTTAACTGTTCAATTataaacctacctacatattaacaTAATGTTTCTAAGTAAAACTGCTGACAAACACCGAGGTGATTCCAAGAGTGTTCCGTTTTTATATTTGAGTagacggtaggtacctatctacctaggtacctactaaaaaatgGACTTAGTTACTACAAACATGTTTCTAAATATGTAGTAGGTTCTATTTTGAACACTATTATAGACTTTATAGGTATACTAATTCTATTAGTATACCACCGTATGGCCGTGGAGTGTAGATACGTATAAGAATCACTAATTATTGCCAAAAACCGATGCGAAGAAGGCAGGCTCTGTAATGGCCAAATAATGAGCGCTCGCATTCAAGGTTAGCATACAGTTTCTCGGCAGGAAACGGCAAGTAACTGAATAGATATGGACATGGTAATTACTCGGCCTTGACTTACCGTTTTAGAATAAAAACCGCACTATTTAAATAGAGCTCGTTAACAATGACTTCAATGCTGTGTGCTGTGTATGGTTGCAATTTGCTatgattatgtaattttttaataaaataactagctaaaattaaaataatatagaaaattattttaagtaaagAATAGGTACAATTTACTATGTACCTATGAAGGAACTTCTGTATCCGCTGCTAACACAATATTTATGGAACAcctacttatgtaggtacttggaCGAATTAACCACTGTATTAAGACCACAAGACCTTGCTATTTATACTGGGGACTAGGTATTTTAAATCGCCCATAGGTAGGGCAGTAGGAACGTGTTGTAAATacacattttgatattttacatCAAGACATTTGTTTTAGTTATGGTGTCAAGCGAgaatgagtggcacagatacggtcagatgctgagagccataatgatgagaagggaagatagagaaaaacaagaaaaaaaggagagagagcaaccagagggtcagcacgaagtaatgttacacggttccgtgctgatctcgcagagggggaggtctttttagtccgtgcgagtcgaacacaccctgtcgatagacagaagtccattagggatttttcctcctcctagacaaaaaaaaaatgttttagactagcttattcccgcgacttcggccgcgtggaccatacaaatttctaacccccattttacctctttaggggttgaattttcaaaaatcctttcttagcagatatctacgtcataataatacctatctgcatgctaaatttcagcccgaccatccagtagtttgagctgtgcgtagatagatcagtcagtcagctttttcttttgtaaatagactagcttatgctcgcgacttcgtccgcgtggactacacaaatttcaaacccctatttcaccctcttaggggttgcatttttaaaaaccctttcttagcggatgcctacatcataatagctatctgcatgctaaatttcagcccaatacgtccagtagtttaagctgtgcgttgatagatcagtcagtcagacaccttttccttttatatatttagataagtagagTAGACCTACtagtaggattaggatattaggatgaCAGGCGACATAGAGGGACTTCTTCAGTAAATTGCTAAAGCACGTGAATTTAATGTTTTCAAACATTTTAAATGCCGCTACAAAATCTCACTATGTTCAAATCCTCTAAGCTTTCAAAAACCTCATAAACGATAATACCGTGCTCTATGACGGTTTTCTATATCGTTGGTGTTGTCACGCCTGGCTGCACAGACGCATACAATTACGGGTTCTGAACAAAAAAGAAGACTCGACAATGCAGGCATCGTCCTTGGGTCCCTAACAAAAGCCGAGAAAGGGCAAAGGAACTCGTTTTGACCAACCTTGGGACTTTCACTGGCTACCTACGCATATTTCGCTGTTACTAGACGATTTAAAGTCAAATTAACTACTTCCTTCCTCATCTGTTAAATATAGAATAGTTGACATAGTATAAATTGAAAACTAATTTACggtcaaaataggtacctacaccatAAAAATACTAAAGAGCTGTgcagttaataaaaaaaacaggaaGTATTGTTCCATGGTGAATAATGATAAAATTTCCGCAGCATCAGATTTAGGTCGAGATTGAATTTGTCACTTTGTTGGCTGGCacgttaattataataatgcgACATAAACACACATTCAACAGTGTTGTAGGTGTATATGTGTATGTAGATGCAGAGGCAAGTAACTTATTAGTAATCTGTGGCGGAGGCGAGTGTTACCGTTATGGAGGCACATACCAGTGACGTCAACGAGGCCTTACGCCTGCGACGCTACTCGAATACTTTATAATCTACAAGAATAGTTACTTACTAGTTACtacttattctaaaataaacttttgattttttctgCTATGCTCTACACAGAACATTTTTTTCGCAAGAATGAAATACTAACTACGGCCGTTTCTCTGTTTCAGATCGCGACGTATTTGGCGAGAATAATGGAGCTAAAACTTCACAAGAACGACGAAACAAGGAACCCAGACGATTCATATCATCAATACTAGGTGGCGAAATACCTTATGGCAGCCACAGAGGACATGTTCTTACGCAAGCTGAAAGAAAACAGTATTTACCCGTTGTTGCTGAAGACAAAAAGACTGAAGATAAACCACttataaaagaagaaaaggATTTAATAGAGAACGAGCCAGTAGTCCTACCTTCCAGAAGTTCCCCATCACCCGAAACCGCTCCATCTCCTGGGATTGATAACAATGTAACTTGTCAAAAAGTATCTGTGATACAAAGAACACCTTCACAGTCACAATTTCGAGACAGTAAAAAAGAACTGTCCGATGTAACTATCCCAGCCACACTACCTGCTTCGGAACCTGAACAAGATCAGCCTATTGACTACGCTATTGTGAAAAAGAGAGGCGAGTCTGAAGACGAGGAAACAGAAAAGAAGATAAGAGAACAGAGGCGAACTAGCAGCTCTAAAATTGCTAATGGAATTTTAGCACGACCTTTATTAGTTTTGAGAAATCGTCCTGGTAGTAAAATTCCCGGTATTTTAAGTGCCGCTGCCGGTCATGGACGTTCTACTGGAGGAAATGGTTCGAATTGCAATTCGCAAAGTAGTGGAGGCTCTGGAAATTTCAGCTCTGGTGCAGGAAGTGCTACTCCATCATCCGGTGGGGGTGGAGCCCTAGGAGGTGGCTCAGGTAGTGGTGGTAATGGCCGAGATGGACGATCAAACTATGGACCTAACAGTCCTCCAACTGGTAGTCTTCCACCATTTTACGAAACCTTAGGACCATCTACTAAAAATGGCCAAAACACATTCAATGCCAACGGTAACTTCACTAACGAATTTAACATTATTAATGGGTTCAACATGGATTgtgaaaacaatgaaaatccaAACACCAATTTTCCTGAACAAAGCAAGCAATATTCGTTAATGCAAAATGCACATTATGGTTTAGCACTTAAAGATGAAGAAATTGATTATGAAAACAAATTAGAAAATTTAAGTGCCATTGGGTATGGCAGCAACTTTGATGACTCGATGGTTGTAGATATGGGAGAAGATGTGATAGATAATAACCAATTTTATACTACTTTAACTTTCCCACCAAATGAAGCAATTTTAGGAAATCTTTCGGACTCAACAGAAGATTTTGCAAGTTTCCTTAATAATCAGGTGGAATCAATAACCGATTCAGAACTAAGAGAATCTTCGTCAATCACACCTGACTCCGTGCATAATGCCGTTGATATAGAGTCGTTGGCAGAGCAAGTAAATTTAAGCCGACAGTATTATGAGAAAGCCAACTACATCGCTTTTGCAAGCCAAGAACAGGGTTCAACTTACAATTTTGCAAAGGAACGACCTGATTTATTAATGCAACTTAACCCAGCGCTTCTTCAAAACGAAGGTCAAATGCAGCAACTACAAATACATGTTCAACTACAACAGAGACAGCAAATCTTGTCGCCGGGATTTCCATTCAGTAATCCGTCTTTGGACCTTGACTCCCCCACTGGTGTTTCATTGCCGTCGCCGGGTGGAAACAATTCTCTGGACAGCAGTCACATCGAGAACTCTGCTCTCAGCCCTGCTGCCGCTGTAAGTCTCAAGAAAGGCTCTGTCGCCGATAGCAAAATACAAATCTTGCAACAAAGGGTAAGCATTACTTGATTTTAAGGCGAAGCTTaaactttctttttctttcatcGTCATCAAAACCAAATTGAATACATCATTGATGACATTAAAGATAGAAATTACGAACCGTTATTAAATAACGCTGAGCCTGAATCAACTTATGCTTCAACCTACtgcatgtatttttttttatatttatttatagtattatattattagataatatAAAAGGACAGCTGTAATTGATTACGCTCAGctttaaacatttaaaatttaatcaaGATTTTCTtgactaaaaataaaatgtagctgtccttaatcaaaataaatatttaataatctctatttttttattacagttgGGCCTACCAGCAGAGCTCCCTCTAGAGTTTATCAACGGGGGGCATGGCGTTAAAAACCCTTTAGCTACCGAAGCAAATGCAAGACAaagagaagaagaaaaaaataagCAAGTGCTAGTAAGCGAAGATGATCCGACAAAATTTGTATGTAGAATTTGTACGAAGAACTTCAGCTTACAAAGACTTTTGAATAGACATATGAAATGCCACTCTGATGTGAAACGATACCTTTGTACATTCTGTGGCAAGGGTTTTAATGACACATTCGACCTCAAGAGACATACTAGAACACACACCGGCGTGCGACCTTACAAGTGCAACTTGTGCGAAAAATCATTTACCCAAAGATGTTCCTTAGAATCCCACTGTTTGAAGGTTCACGGAGTCCAACACACCTACGCTTATAAGGAAAGAAGGACTAAGGTAATAATTCATTTGCTACGTCAAAATTCAAATCCCTAAatgttactaaataaataaacacttatttctaagtaaatagtaaatccTAATTAGAAGTTATTACTTACTAAGAAACTACTACTTAATAAGAAAATAGTTGTTTTAATGTAATTGATTGACCTAATACTTAcgtgtttaattttttacagatgTACGTTTGCGAAGAATGCGGTCACACTACATCTGAACCTGAAGAACATTACATGCATCTCAAAAAGCAACACCCTTACTCCCCTGCGCTGTTGAAATTCTATGATAAGAGACATTTTAAATTTACGAATGCAACTTTCGCCAATCAGCTTCTGGGCCAGCTGCCTATGCCAGTCCATAATTAAGGtttatgatattaaattaaaGCCAATTTTGTACCATTATTGATACGTACTTACTAATTTATTACTACATTTAAAGTTTTGGTACAAAATTGGAATATATGAATTACGAATTTATTCCGTCCGTTTTTAAGGAATCGATTTAACTTAGAAAGAACTTTTAAGACCCCAGTGCATGCACAAGTTTGTCGAGTGCAATAACACTGAAAAAAAGCTCGGTTTGACACTGTCTTCCAAAATATGGGTATAATGAATTTTGTAACTATTTTGCTAATTAGTTTCAAATGAGGAACAATATCAACCTCTTGTTCCATTTCAACATACCTTAATTTTTTAACAGTCAGGGGAAATCCATTAGCCTTGGTGTAAGGCATGactgcaatttaaaaaatcaaagtaTCGGGTATTATGTGCAATCTTTGGTGATGGTACGGGATTATATTA is a genomic window containing:
- the ovo gene encoding transcriptional regulator ovo isoform X2; the protein is MPKIFLIKKRLHEQQLGLQEGQELLGKGDPLCPGSPLDDGPVPLLSKKDKECGDRDVFGENNGAKTSQERRNKEPRRFISSILGGEIPYGSHRGHVLTQAERKQYLPVVAEDKKTEDKPLIKEEKDLIENEPVVLPSRSSPSPETAPSPGIDNNVTCQKVSVIQRTPSQSQFRDSKKELSDVTIPATLPASEPEQDQPIDYAIVKKRGESEDEETEKKIREQRRTSSSKIANGILARPLLVLRNRPGSKIPGILSAAAGHGRSTGGNGSNCNSQSSGGSGNFSSGAGSATPSSGGGGALGGGSGSGGNGRDGRSNYGPNSPPTGSLPPFYETLGPSTKNGQNTFNANGNFTNEFNIINGFNMDCENNENPNTNFPEQSKQYSLMQNAHYGLALKDEEIDYENKLENLSAIGYGSNFDDSMVVDMGEDVIDNNQFYTTLTFPPNEAILGNLSDSTEDFASFLNNQVESITDSELRESSSITPDSVHNAVDIESLAEQVNLSRQYYEKANYIAFASQEQGSTYNFAKERPDLLMQLNPALLQNEGQMQQLQIHVQLQQRQQILSPGFPFSNPSLDLDSPTGVSLPSPGGNNSLDSSHIENSALSPAAALGLPAELPLEFINGGHGVKNPLATEANARQREEEKNKQVLVSEDDPTKFVCRICTKNFSLQRLLNRHMKCHSDVKRYLCTFCGKGFNDTFDLKRHTRTHTGVRPYKCNLCEKSFTQRCSLESHCLKVHGVQHTYAYKERRTKMYVCEECGHTTSEPEEHYMHLKKQHPYSPALLKFYDKRHFKFTNATFANQLLGQLPMPVHN
- the ovo gene encoding transcriptional regulator ovo isoform X1, with product MPKIFLIKKRLHEQQLGLQEGQELLGKGDPLCPGSPLDDGPVPLLSKKDKECGDRDVFGENNGAKTSQERRNKEPRRFISSILGGEIPYGSHRGHVLTQAERKQYLPVVAEDKKTEDKPLIKEEKDLIENEPVVLPSRSSPSPETAPSPGIDNNVTCQKVSVIQRTPSQSQFRDSKKELSDVTIPATLPASEPEQDQPIDYAIVKKRGESEDEETEKKIREQRRTSSSKIANGILARPLLVLRNRPGSKIPGILSAAAGHGRSTGGNGSNCNSQSSGGSGNFSSGAGSATPSSGGGGALGGGSGSGGNGRDGRSNYGPNSPPTGSLPPFYETLGPSTKNGQNTFNANGNFTNEFNIINGFNMDCENNENPNTNFPEQSKQYSLMQNAHYGLALKDEEIDYENKLENLSAIGYGSNFDDSMVVDMGEDVIDNNQFYTTLTFPPNEAILGNLSDSTEDFASFLNNQVESITDSELRESSSITPDSVHNAVDIESLAEQVNLSRQYYEKANYIAFASQEQGSTYNFAKERPDLLMQLNPALLQNEGQMQQLQIHVQLQQRQQILSPGFPFSNPSLDLDSPTGVSLPSPGGNNSLDSSHIENSALSPAAAVSLKKGSVADSKIQILQQRLGLPAELPLEFINGGHGVKNPLATEANARQREEEKNKQVLVSEDDPTKFVCRICTKNFSLQRLLNRHMKCHSDVKRYLCTFCGKGFNDTFDLKRHTRTHTGVRPYKCNLCEKSFTQRCSLESHCLKVHGVQHTYAYKERRTKMYVCEECGHTTSEPEEHYMHLKKQHPYSPALLKFYDKRHFKFTNATFANQLLGQLPMPVHN